Genomic window (Phragmites australis chromosome 21, lpPhrAust1.1, whole genome shotgun sequence):
CATCGGTTCATGCTATATGAGTATTTCTGTTTAGCATGTTTTGAAGTAACGACTTGTATGcgacgttttcagacgtaggAAGAACGCTTTTGTACTATATGTGTTTCAATGTGCTTTAGTAATAAAAATGTACTTGTGCAGGTGGTAGTACTTCCGAGCGTACCTAAGCGAGGTTCTTTCGCTGCCttcggtaaaaggcaagtaatgTAGGGGTGAAATTCAGTGTTATGTTTATATTCacgtcttacttcttttgcaaataaattgaagtatatgacattttctaatttattcaaattatggatgatgttgcatttgaCGAATTAAATCCATGCTATTCTCATTGATTTGGATTATGTCGTTGGCGTCATGAAGCAGTTGCAGTGTTATCTATCATGAgtcatcaaaagaaaaatataagaattgacgttaattcacatgcatacatatgcacttatgcatttcatatgatgataaaggccgatcactacCATCATGCATAACTCGTACCGGTACATAGAGTTGCATGAgaggttggcatcgtccagcgtaaaactctcaaatggagttgcaaggcattcatacattttatACAATATTTAAAGAATACAGAATCCTAGAAAGTTTAATGCCATGATACATGGGAGACCGTGTTGGAGATTATCATTATTGTTCTGTTGACAAATATTCTGTCATCTGATATgatattttcttcaaattcaTGTGTTTTGGCTTTTCTTTATGAGAAATACGGTTGTTTCCAAAAATACTCTTTAACTAggtgagatatgtttatataCATAGCCGTCACTTGCTGACCTTATCTCACCCCCGTTAACTCTTTTTCAGGTACGCTTAGGCTGTTGACGTGCCTTTTGGGTATGAAACTTGGTAGCTACACGTATCACTTCACTATGATATTAATAATCCAACTCGTGTTTTGAAACTATATTTTTGATAGTTATCATGGTGCTGCAATAAATTTTGCGTTTGGAGAAGTAAACTTGTACATGAGGTAGAAAGATGtatgttttggttgtgttgtgaGAATTTTAATACGTCGTTTATATCCTATATATTTTGCATGTGATTGTGTTGCCAGTTATATCGTAATTACAAAGAAGATGTTGTCAAAATTTGAATATTTAGCTAATATATGTTTAGTTGTAAAATAGGGTGGTACATAATCATATCCATATTAGTTAGATATGGTCTTATGGTCTAAGGCCCGCTCAACCAAACATGCTAGAACTAAAAACACAAATTCACCGCGGTTCAAGGAGGCTAGCACCTATCCTACAGGCCATCAAATGTGTACCGGACCAAATTCCAACAACCTGATGATCATCCATCTTGACAACGAAAGGGTATAACCTAGGCCCTTTCCCTTTCAAGTTGCATAGTCGCACGCCACTAGATTCCAACAAGCAGAGCATTGTCCACATAATATTTGAAGTCTTTCACCATCACTTTTTCACCGCGGACCTATCGAGTCGTAAATGTATTAGCGACGCAAGACCAAAACTACTTGTACCACCTTTTTTCTCTGTGGAATAGATCGCGAAAATTAACCATAGAAACACTTTCTAATGATCGAACCTCCAACTAGACGGACAGCACCGCTAATTCATCGAATTAAAAAGTGAGAAAAACAACAGATAGCCAACCAGAAAACAAAGCACCGATCGCTTCTTCACGCAAGGTTAAAATGTTGAAACGCCAGACGCCGGCACGTCTCCAATTAACCGGACCGGTGAATTAGATCGCGCAATGCGCCAACCCGTACGCACCAAATCAGGCGAACCCCGAACGCTCAACCCCCTCATTGAAAAATCCACACACCCTATGcagaaaccccccccccccccatggaATTCGCGCAAATGTGCCCCCAAATTGACCCGGAAAAGTAGGGAGTGGGAGGTGATCGAGTTCGTTACCTCCGCAGACCAGCTGCGCGACTCGCGGAGGACGAGCTTCTCGAGGCCGGTGGGGCCCTTCGTGCGCTCCACAGATGATGGGGGCGGTGTTGGCGGAGATGACGACGACAATGCGGCGGCCTTGTCCCCACTGGCTCACGCTGCGGCGAGCTCGTTTTTACACAACAGCAAGGAGTGAGCGTCGGAGCGGGAGTGGagtgaagaagagaggaaaGATGTGCGAGGTGGGAGGAGAACTATTTATAAGCGAGCCTAGGAGGAAGAAGAGTAGCTTGTTGATTTGGAGGGATCCGAGGAGGTTAGTTATACGAAGTTAAGGGTCTAAAAAAGTTTTATGAATTATCATCTTAGCTTTTTCTTTAAAGAAATGGCATTCTTATCGAATATCTGGTTGGAGGTGCAGATTAAGAATGGAACTATGGGATATGGGCCAAATTCCTACCATCTACACCGTCATAGTACGAAATTAGAACAAATCCGTTCGAATTTTAGTTATTTCGACACAAACTTGGATCAGTCCAAACCGAGTGTTCAGCACAAACATTGTGGCTGTAAACTTCAGTGTGGACCGGGCTGATAAGATGGATGCACGAGTGCTTTTCGACCAAACCAAAGCCTAGCAGGTAGCAGcctttccttaaaaaaaaaaaaagtctcctGGTGCTCACTTCCGGAGACCGACgcaatttcaattttttttatcgcTTCAGAGAATAGGATTCTTCCAACAGTCAGGTAACTTGGACGAGTTTCTATAGGCAGAATAAGGCACTCTCCAGATTGATGACATTCCAAGGCTCTATATTTGCTGACTACACAGTTAGATTTGGGCAGACTTTGCTGTGCGCCACAGGAAAAACACTGCAACATTCCATGGAACAAGAGGTTTCGACATGTCCGTCCAGACGCAAGCATGCTGATTCCAAGTATATGCTTGACACACCAGACAAAGTTGTGTACTTGTGTTAAGAAATGCTTCGTCACAAGGAACCTCGAGCTAGTAAACATTACCTCGAAACCATTCAGCTCAAATCTAATGAATGGAGCGCTTCCACAAGTTCAGCTGTGAGTGAACATCACTATGAGGGTGAAAAAAAAGCTTGAGCTTTACATCAAATGACCAATGCAAAGTTGCTCAAATTTGCACAAGATCAATGAACTGATGAATAACTCATCTGCTTGACTACAGACTATAAAATTTCCAATTTGTCTTGTATTGTATGCAATCCATCAAAAGGCTCCTTTCTTTGTTATCTCTTGATTTCATATTGTTTGGTGCTTTACTTTGACATACCTATAGCAAAACCAAGCATAATATGAATATCCCGTCTCCAGATTTGTGctgcatttaaaaaaaaaaagaacaagaacgTCCGTTTCGCTAGTCACCACAGTACACGCAGACTGCAAAACATGTTTATTGAAGCGCTGGTCATGCCACATTCATTCAAGTAATAGTATATTTGCAATCTTATTGGTGGAtcctgaaaatatttttctttcacaaaGTAGAAATAAATGTAGCAAAATAAAATGAGCCACATCTGCTCAGCAAGCCATGTGTAAGCTGTGTTACATGGACACGGGTGCGGGTGTCGGGgcgtccgattcggcaaaaaaaattGGGACACGCCAAATACCACTTGGAATCCGACACGGATACGCGAGTGTCCGACTCGGCAAAAAATTTTGGACACGGGTGTCCGGGTAACACAATGTGTAAGTAAAATGTGAGATGTCGGGCCACAAGGCCAGGTTTGATTATGAACCATACATACTTTCCAATATAGTGCCAAAAAGCGCTTTaaatgtgaaaaaaatagttGTGAGAAGTTATTGTGGACAAACAGAGCTATGGTTCTGGGTCAGGAATCAAATATTCAAACTACACATGTAACTATGAGAAAAGAAACAAGTTATGAGATTATTATTGTTCgacttctctttcttttatgaGAAAGCATGTATCCATCAGTTTTATTATAGCACTACCTCAAGGTTTGACAATTAAAGAAAACATGATAGAGCAGTTAGTTAAATCTTAGAAGCACATGGTATCAAATGAAAACTTAAAAGTCAAGGATTCAAGGGCATACTTTGCAAGTGCGATACTTTCACTTAATAAATGGTAATCCAGAGTGCACTCTCTGTGCGTATTCTTCGTATTCAGAGCCAAAGAACTGCCTCAAGAAAAATTCTTCATACCTGCTCTGAGTGAAGgaatcacaagaaaaaaaaaactaattttactCTTTTCACGAAGATGTTCATATTCAACAGGTGATGAAAACACTTAAAGAGGTATGCTTTGGAAAGGTCAATAATCGAGACGGAGAGACTACAACATAAAGGAGGGAAAAATAAAATGTTCTTTCAGCAGGATACGGTATCCGTTTTGAAAAGAATCGCCACAGCACCAATGTGAATGCAACTGTTGATACTGGATTACACAACATAACCTGGGTTCCTACTGCCCATATAAGAAAGCCAGAATACCCAGGATGGCGCATAAACCTGTATAATTAAGCAGAATATTTAGCAAATGAAACTTTTGAATAGTTGTAGTGCAAATGTAGAGCAGTAACTCAGTAAGTTTGGAACTCTTGAAAAAAGTAAAGAATCGTTTACCTATACACTCCATGGGTAATCAACTGATGCTGATCTTCATAATAAGTTCTTATAACGTGCGTGAAGGCGCGTCCAGCTGTCACAACAGAAACTTTACGGATAATTTCACCGATAAGCACCATTAGAAGGCCAATATTACTGACAAACCAGTACTCCTTTACTTCCGGGAAGATAAGAATTTCTGTCAGGTGTTCCAGCATTGCAAAACCCATTGCCAATACATACTGCTTGCTAATAAGAAGTGCTGCATGAGAAGCAACTTTATTACTAAAAACACTGCCAATCTAAATTGTAAGAATTAAGGACCAAAAAAACCTAACAACCACTAGTATCAACATAGTCATGACAGATACTTTTTCATATGATGTTTGGTCAGTACCCAGTTGCTAAATAGAGGTTTTAGGCTTTTGTTTGAATACTTTGAATATATCGATTCATCCTACGGTTTTGGTGGGTTGGACATTTTGTCCGCAAAAGATCAGCAAAACTTTGAGAACTCTTGCTATATTCATTATTGCCATCGGAACCAGAATTTAAAGAATCGACAGTTTAAAACAAAACCAGCATCACACTAAGTTATGTTTCA
Coding sequences:
- the LOC133903852 gene encoding probable protein-S-isoprenylcysteine O-methyltransferase, translated to MRHPLLDTPRGEASPPSTTAPLSPSATLGLQIPALAMSARRQAWQFAAALVFFHGTEYVLAAAFHGRQNVTATSLLISKQYVLAMGFAMLEHLTEILIFPEVKEYWFVSNIGLLMVLIGEIIRKVSVVTAGRAFTHVIRTYYEDQHQLITHGVYRFMRHPGYSGFLIWAVGTQVMLCNPVSTVAFTLVLWRFFSKRIPYEEFFLRQFFGSEYEEYAQRVHSGLPFIK